One window from the genome of Cryptococcus deuterogattii R265 chromosome 10, complete sequence encodes:
- a CDS encoding ceramide glucosyltransferase: protein MSDSGTLSLLVGIVFLVLWIVVWSICLLGWRTARIRYAHPNIPSRLSKLPMSSAPGITIIRPLCGLDQNLYNTLESVMKLDYPKFEVIFAVQDEKDEALPVVNMVMEKYPEVEARVIIDSRKVGVNPKVNNLMTPFQEAKYDLLWILDSTCSVLPGTLGRSVEAFFSNKSSTASPCDPESSPLLSISDDVRKPPIAGEVGLVHQVPIAVCYQKTWGSLIEQAYLNTTHAKMYLAINATAIDSCVVGKSCMYSRDNISHLTTPSPSLRSLPDPPSGLAGFGPFLAEDNMIGLSLWHEFKLKHAMTSDVVLDFIGALSVRDYINRRIRWIRVRKKMTLVATLLEPLTESIISGLYGAWAISRLLGGNILPIFLIHMAAWISVDLSTKRALETNIKGIGPPENKVRFLMAWAARECLALPIWMLAMTSSEVIWRGQKYKIIASGEAIRLGNGN, encoded by the exons ATGAGTGACT CCGGGACATTGTCCTTGCTTGTGGGCATTGTCTTTTTAGTATTATGGATTGTTGTATGGTCTATATGTCTGCTTGGTTGGCGAACAGC ACGTATACGGTACGCCCACCCGAATATCCCCTCACGTCTTTCCAAGTTGCCCATGTCGTCTGCTCCTGGTATCACCATCATACGGCCCTTATGTGGACTTGATCAAAACTTATACAACACCCTCGAAAGCGTTATGAAGCTCGATTATCCCAAGTTCGAAGTGATATTCGCCGTCCAAGacgaaaaagatgaagcgCTTCCTGTCGTAAATATGGTGATGGAGAAATATCCTGAAGTGGAGGCCAGAGTAATTATCG ATTCACGCAAGGTTGGGGTGAATCCCAAAGTCAACAACCTGATGACTCCCTTCCAAGAAGCCAAATATGATCTGTTATGGATTCTTGATTCGACATGTTCTGTCCTTCCCGGTACCCTTGGTCGCTCTGTTGAAGCCTTTTTCTCCAATAAAAGCAGTACTGCATCACCTTGCGACCCAGAGTCATCTCCCCTTCTGTCAATTTCCGACGATGTAAGGAAGCCGCCGATAGCTGGGGAAGTGGGCCTAGTGCATCAAGTGCCCATAGCGGTTTGCTATCAGAAGACATGGGGAAGTCTGATTGAACAAGCTTATCTTAACACCACACATGCAAAGATGTATCTTGCTATT AACGCGACAGCCATCGACTCATGCGTCGTCGGGAAATCTTGCATGTATTCGCGCGATAACATCTCTCACTTAACgactccttctccatcgcTGCGCTCTCTTCCCGATCCACCCAGCGGACTTGCCGGATTCGGCCCTTTTCTCGCAGAGGATAACATGATCGGCCTCTCCCTGTGGCACGAGTTCAAACTCAAACATGCAATGACCTCGGATGTTGTCCTGGACTTTATTGGGGCACTCTCTGTGAGAGATTATATCAATCGCCGCATCCGATGGATTCGAGtccgaaagaagatgacctTGGTGGCCACTTTACTTGAACCACTGACAGAGTCAATCATCTCTGGACTATATGGTGCTTGGGCAATCTCACGGTTATTGGGAGGTAATATTCTTCCGATATTCTTAATACACATGGCAGCATGGATCTCTGTGGATCTATCAACTAAACGGGCGCTTGAAACAAACATCAAGGGCATAGGACCTCCAGAAAACAAGGTCAGGTTTCTGATGGCTTGGGCAGCAAGAGAGTGTCTGGCATTGCCTATATGGATGTTGGCGATGACGAGCTCTGAAGTTATATGGAGAGGGCAGAAGTACAAAATTATTGCGTCCG GAGAAGCAATTCGTTTGGGCAATGGAAATTGA
- a CDS encoding methylthioribulose-1-phosphate dehydratase, which translates to MAKTYTPEEAEALVHSHDPEHPANLICDLCREFYKLGWVTGTGGGISIRKDDVVYLAPSGVQKERIKPEHIFVLPFAQSSVPKPGSKRDFIRIPSKKGLNESQCTPLFWNAFTMRDAGACIHTHSQHAVLLTLLLPRDSPSFRISHQEMIKGVRLGGVGKTLKFFETLEVPIIDNTAFEEDLTEGMAAAMEKYPDAPAILVRRHGVYVWGNTWEQAKTQAECLDYLFEIACKMIQNKIPLEGDT; encoded by the exons ATGGCCAAGACGTATACTCCTGAAGAGGCCGAGGCCCTAGTCCACAGTCATGACCCGGAACAT CCCGCCAACTTGATCTGTGACTTATGCAGAGAGTTCTACA AGCTTGGATGGGTTACTGGCacaggtggag GCATCAGTATCCGCAAGGA CGATGTTGTGTACCTCGCCCCTTCTGGTGTCCAGAAAGAACGGATCAAGCCAGAGCACAtcttcgttcttccttttgccCAGTCTTCAGTACCTAAACCTGGATCAAAGCGAGACTTCATCAGAATACCGAGCAAAAAGGGTCTCAATGAGTCTCAATGTACCCCGCTCTTCTGGAACGCCTTCACCATGCGAGATGCAGGTGCCTGTATCCATACTCATTCTCAGCACGCCG TGCTTCTgaccctccttcttccccgaGACTCTCCTAGCTTCCGAATCTCTCACCAAGAGATGATTAAGGGTGTCCGTTTGGGCGGCGTTGGAAAGACGCTGAAGTTTTTTGAAACCCTCGAAGTGCCGATTATTGATAACACGGCGTTTGAGGAAGATCTGACCGAGGGCATGGCTGCT GCTATGGAAAAATACCCAGATGCTCCTGCCATTTTGGTTAGAAGGCATGGCGTCTATGTTTGGG GTAACACCTGGGAGCAAGCTAAGACTCAAGCAGAGTGCTTGGACTACTTGTTCGAGATTGCTTGCAAGATGATCCAGAACAAGATTCCTCTCGAAGGTGATACATAG
- a CDS encoding arf/Sar family protein: MYNPTPGMAPDKIGPTIGQNIGKISLPSTTLHFYDLGGQRDIRSIWEKYYDECHAVVFVLDATDQARLSETWEVFDEVLNSPRLLNLPLLLLANKQDSPSSLSVAEIRESFDAWQRARANRNQDSNEDDLQEPGEGKAPLKNVDEAHETDTPRTEGQGWDDGGAKAERMASLDVMGISALEGTGVRDAINWLYIRVQNARKIGPRE; this comes from the exons ATGTATAATCCTACGCCGGGTATGGCGCCCGACAAGATTGGTCCGACCATTGGGCAAAACA TCGGAAAAATCTCCCTCCCTTCAACAACGCTTCATTTCTACGATTTAGGTGGACAACGAGATATCAGATCCATCTGGGAGAAGTATTACGACGAATGCCATGCGGTCGTTTTCGTGCTCGACGCGACAGATCAGGCGAGACTATCAGAGACTTGGGAGGTATTTG ATGAGGTTTTGAATTCTCCTAGATTACTGAATTTACCCTTGCTTTTACTTGCCAATAAGCAAGATAGTCCGTCGTCTTTATCTGTGGCTGAGATTCGAGAATCATTTGATGCCTGGCAGAGAGCAAGGGCAAACCGTAATCAAGATAGCAACGAAGATGATCTTCAGGAGCcaggggaagggaaagcaCCTCTGAAAAATGTCGACGAGGCCCATGAGACAGATACTCCTCGGACGGAAGGCCAGGGctgggatgatggaggggCAAAGGCGGAAAGAATGGCAAGTCTTGATGTCATGGGTATTTCCGCTCTAGAAGG TACCGGCGTGAGGGATGCCATCAATTGGCTGTACATTCGCGTTCAAAATGCGCGCAAGAT TGGCCCTCGAGAATGA